From Megalobrama amblycephala isolate DHTTF-2021 linkage group LG8, ASM1881202v1, whole genome shotgun sequence, the proteins below share one genomic window:
- the LOC125273504 gene encoding LOW QUALITY PROTEIN: immunoglobulin-like and fibronectin type III domain-containing protein 1 (The sequence of the model RefSeq protein was modified relative to this genomic sequence to represent the inferred CDS: inserted 1 base in 1 codon): protein MKFAKSKEEEPTAPGQVAIKKRSKVPGVMITQFVQEIPAGKSHPDFSRKPIALTIQEGKFAFFKAIVTGDPTPTVTWARNNGDISDPERYTVLYDPISGEHQLQMPNVGVDQADTYKCFANNEYGRAVVTVTLNVIEVGFKKSKAMQEQRIEQQQKAAADLKKTLRTRAEKMEKRKDGEVDEKFWELLLSADKKDYERICTEYGVTDFRWMLKKLNEKKREIEEQQSQYIEHLSNLRHIEIKTPGCAEFEFEMALKDPNARIFLFKDGVMVPFNTETDEKHSLRQVGRKFVFSVNGLNPEDAGLYQVDIEGVNVFSTDFKIPMVDFLVKIQEVKAMEREDAVFQCVLSAPLSKISWLGKNVPLEHGEKYDISVSEDMLIHTLVVKDCMQLDKGIYAAVAGMKSCNAWLIVEADPDPNQRGKKAARKTTQAGGGGADLIKIAAEQQEKLQKEREERMEQLKQIQAEAAAAKEEEKQAVLDEPKPKAKPKPEPKPDSDGVAEEPEPQPEVEKEQPKPEEVAPPPAEEETPSEEPRKRVRTGPLIQDTIIDPGVHFISGLSDVHAIIGQSAEMVCKLSSEKCDGIWYKDGKEITATDDLKMIKDGAVHKLVVLNCTEDDNGKYRFEADGRKTEAILVVEDPPRMNQDDLAKFSEPVIIKAGQNATFKLDFVGREPMKVQWYNEGEEMLEDNHIRIEKSAIHSRLLLVKCQRKDSGEIKLKLKNEFGTIEAFSRLIVLDKPTNPMGPVEVLEASASCVDFKWRPPKDDGGSPIINYYLERNQIGRNTWMKIGNIPGEPHYKDTDVDHGRRYCYRIRAVTADGTSDVFETNDIQAGTKAYPGPPSTPKVVSAFKNCITLAWSPPTNTGGTNIVGYNMEKRKRGSNLWGQVNPPDEPIKGKQYDVKDVVEGMEYEFRVSAINFSGAGEPSTPSEFVIARDPKKPPGKVIDLKVTDSTYSSLSLSWTKPKEEXGVQDEAKGYFVELRPAENTEWGRCNSNPLISTSYTILGLKSMAMYWVRVVATNEGGDGEPRDLDNYIIAMPPPVRPNFTDRKMKSFMVVRAENSVRVNINFEASPMPTIIWLKDGMPVSKRVTVSNTDGTSQLMIPSAERSDSGIYSIIVKNIVGQETFSVEIRVTDDPKPPGPVELEENVPGTLTVSWDPSPDEKRDNHLHYMVMKRDSIKRTWQTVADRLFNNNFTAVNIMPGREYNFRVYAKNDIGLSEPSESQTWGIIRKKEKFILNLAPSKPCNFDSAPIFTVPLKMHTTPEKYECYMSCAVRGDPTPHVTWYRNNVSLNTNTNYYISNTCGVCSMLILRVGAKDNGEYKVVAENSLGRAECSTQLTILE, encoded by the exons ATGAAGTTTGCAAAAAGTAAGGAAGAGGAACCCACTGCTCCTGGGCAAg TGGCCATTAAGAAGCGCTCTAAAGTCCCAGGAGTAATGATCACACAGTTTGTGCAGGAAATACCAGCAGGAAAAAGTCATCCTGATTTCTCCCGCAAACCCATTGCCTTGACTATTCAGGAAG GAAAGTTTGCATTTTTCAAAGCCATCGTCACTGGAGATCCAACACCAACTGTGACATGGGCTCGAAACAATGGAGATATTTCTGATCCTGAAAGATATACAGTTTTGTATGATCCAATCTCAGGAGAACATCAATTACAG ATGCCCAATGTCGGAGTTGATCAAGCAGACACGTACAAATGTTTCGCAAATAATGAGTATGGACGTGCTGTGGTCACAGTCACACTCAATGTGATTGAAG ttggGTTCAAGAAGAGCAAAGCAATGCAGGAACAACGCATAG aacaacaacaaaaagcagCAGCTGATTTAAAAAAGACCCTGAGGACTCG AGCTGAAAAAATGGAGAAGAGAAAAGATGGAGAAGTAGACGAGAAATTTTGGGAACTGTTGTTGAGCGCTGATAAGAAAGACTACGAGCGCATCTGCACTGAATATGGGGTGACTGACTTCCGCTGGATGTTGAAGAAACTGAATGAGAAGAAAAGGGAAATAGAGGAGCAGCAGTCGCAG TACATTGAACACCTGAGCAACCTGAGACATATTGAAATCAAGACGCCTGGATGTGCCGAATTTGAATTTGAGATGGCTCTCAAAGATCCCAATGCCAGAATCTTCCTCTTCAAG GATGGTGTTATGGTTCCATTTAACACTGAAACAGATGAGAAGCATAGTCTGCGCCAAGTCGGCAGAAAATTCGTCTTTAGTGTAAATGGTTTGAATCCAGAAGATGCTGGATTGTATCAAGTCGATATTGAGGGAGTCAATGTCTTCTCCACTGACTTTAAAA TTCCAATGGTAGACTTCTTGGTAAAGATTCAGGAAGTGAAGGCTATGGAAAGAGAAGATGCCGTGTTTCAATGTGTCTTATCTGCTCCGCTCTCTAAGATCTCTTGGTTAGGCAAGAACGTTCCACTGGAACATGGTGAAAAGTATGACATCTCTGTCTCTGAGGACATGCTAATCCATACACTGGTGGTGAAGGACTGTATGCAATTGGACAAAGGTATCTATGCGGCTGTGGCTGGAATGAAGTCCTGTAACGCCTGGCTGATAGTGGAGG CTGACCCTGATCCAAACCAGAGGGGCAAGAAGGCAGCACGCAAAACCACTCAAGCAGGAGGTGGAGGCGCAGACCTGATCAAGATTGCAGCGGAGCAGCAGGAGAAACTGCAGAAGGAGCGTGAGGAGAGGATGGAGCAGCTAAAACAGATTCAGGCTGAGGCCGCCGCTGCCAAAGAGGAAGAGAAACAAGCAGTGCTGGACGAGCCAAAACCAAAGGCTAAACCCAAACCAGAACCCAAGCCAGACTCTGACGGTGTAGCAGAAGAGCCAGAACCTCAACCAGAGGTGGAGAAGGAACAACCAAAACCAGAGGAAGTTGCTCCACCTCCAGCAGAGGAAGAGACACCCAGCGAAGAGCCAAGGAAGAGAGTGAGGACTGGGCCCTTAATCCAAGACACCATTATCG ACCCGGGAGTTCACTTCATCAGTGGGCTGTCAGATGTTCATGCCATCATTGGTCAGTCAGCTGAAATGGTGTGCAAGCTCAGCAGTGAGAAGTGTGATGGCATTTGGTATAAGGATGGAAAAGAG ATAACAGccacagatgatctgaagatgATCAAAGATGGAGCAGTCCATAAATTAGTTGTATTGAACTGCACAGAGGACGACAATGGAAAGTACCGCTTTGAGGCAGATGGACGTAAAACTGAGGCCATATTGGTCGTGGAAG ATCCACCAAGGATGAATCAAGATGATTTAGCTAAATTCTCAGAGCCTGTGATAATCAAGGCTGGCCAAAATGCAACTTTCAAACTGGACTTTGTGGGTCGCGAGCCAATGAAAGTGCAGTGGTACAATGAGGGTGAGGAGATGCTTGAGGATAATCACATCAGGATTGAGAAATCAGCCATTCACAGTCGCCTTCTACTTGTGAAGTGTCAACGCAAAGACAGTGGAGAAATAAAACTGAAGCTCAAAAATGAGTTTGGAACAATTGAAGCCTTTTCAAGACTCATCGTTCTAG ATAAACCCACCAACCCAATGGGACCTGTTGAAGTATTAGAAGCCTCAGCATCCTGTGTGGACTTCAAGTGGAGGCCTCCAAAAGATGATGGTGGTTCTCCTATAATTAACTACTATTTGGAGCGTAACCAAATTGGACGCAACACCTGGATGAAGATTGGAAACATCCCAGGAGAGCCTCATTACAAGGACACTGATGTAGACCACGGAAGGAGGTACTGCTATCGCATCAGGGCCGTGACTGCAGATGGCACCAGTGATGTTTTTGAGACAAATGATATCCAGGCTGGTACCAAAG CATATCCCGGACCACCATCTACACCCAAAGTGGTCAGTGCTTTCAAGAACTGCATCACTTTGGCATGGTCACCTCCTACCAACACTGGTGGAACCAATATTGTTGGCTACAATATGGAGAAACGCAAACGGGGCAGCAACTTATGGGGTCAAGTGAACCCCCCTGATGAACCAATCaaag GCAAACAGTATGATGTGAAAGATGTTGTTGAAGGAATGGAATATGAATTCCGTGTGTCAGCGATCAACTTCTCTGGTGCTGGAGAACCAAGCACACCCTCTGAATTTGTGATCGCCAGAGATCCTAAAA AACCCCCTGGTAAAGTCATTGACCTGAAGGTCACAGATTCCACCTATTCCTCTTTGTCTTTGAGTTGGACTAAACCAAAGGAAG AAGGTGTCCAGGATGAAGCTAAAGGTTACTTTGTGGAATTAAGGCCAGCTGAGAACACAGAGTGGGGTCGCTGCAACTCCAACCCACTCATTTCAACTTCCTATACAATTCTTGGCCTCAAGTCTATGGCTATGTACTGGGTCAGAGTGGTTGCAACCAATGAAGGAGGAGACGGGGAACCCCGAGATCTGGACAACTACATCATTGCCATGCCCCCACCTG TAAGGCCAAATTTCACCGATCGCAAAATGAAGAGCTTTATGGTCGTAAGAGCTGAAAATTCTGTTCGGGTCAACATAAACTTTGAG GCATCCCCAATGCCAACTATAATCTGGCTGAAAGATGGAATGCCTGTGTCCAAACGTGTAACCGTGAGCAATACAGATGGGACATCCCAGCTCATGATTCCATCTGCTGAGCGTTCTGATTCTGGGATCTACAGCATCATTGTCAAGAACATAGTGGGTCAGGAGACGTTCAGTGTTGAGATCAGAGTGACGG ATGATCCCAAGCCACCTGGCCCAGTGGAGCTGGAAGAAAATGTCCCTGGCACATTGACAGTTTCTTGGGATCCTTCTCCTGATGAGAAACGAGACAATCACTTGCACTATATGGTGATGAAACGGGACTCCATCAAACGTACCTGGCAGACAGTCGCTGACCGCTTGTTCAACAACAACTTCACAGCAGTTAACATCATGCCAGGAAGGGAATATAACTTCCGTGTGTACGCCAAAAATGACATAGGCCTCTCAGAACCATCTGAGTCCCAAACATGGGGCATTATAAGGAAGAAAG AAAAGTTCATCCTCAACTTAGCCCCATCCAAACCTTGCAACTTTGACTCCGCTCCCATTTTCACCGTTCCACTGAAGATGCACACTACCCCGGAAAAGTATGAGTGCTACATGAGCTGCGCGGTGAGAGGCGACCCCACACCCCACGTTACCTGGTACCGCAACAACGTCAGCCTCAACACTAACACCAACTACTACATTTCAAACACCTGTGGCGTCTGTTCCATGCTTATCTTGAGAGTTGGTGCCAAAGACAACGGAGAATACAAAGTAGTGGCAGAAAACTCTTTAGGCCGTGCTGAGTGCAGCACACAGCTGACGATCTTAG